One part of the Vicia villosa cultivar HV-30 ecotype Madison, WI linkage group LG6, Vvil1.0, whole genome shotgun sequence genome encodes these proteins:
- the LOC131614709 gene encoding uncharacterized protein LOC131614709 has translation MSVLVKQRRIGSWSAEKFQRGMPKMRSAVFSKVANGRETSFWFSNWLCQQFLKNAFPEVFAFAINSCCSVEDAGFWQDDLWHWNLAGIVESSNPVVQNLGGEIVALLNNITLTREEEDSFGWLKNDEGIFTVRSCYSWLTAETALDSVSPGVLGALSSCWNSAAPLKMQYFGWRLLHDRLPSKDQLFKRGIITEITQLRCVFCSFDESAVHLFVSCPFADNIWRKVYDWIGSITELSLDEFKSFLFNCEKILSKRKRRVVSVIWFVSVWSIWLMRNDIIFNNVSPSFVDCMSAIVFRSWNWLSSFCKIIDCCNFYTWNSFPLLCFEMK, from the exons ATGTCAGTCTTGGTAAAGCAGAGGCGCATTGGTTCTTGGAGTGCTGAGAAATTTCAGAGGGGAATGCCCAAGATGCGAA GTGCTGTTTTTAGCAAGGTCGCGAATGGGCGAGAAACTTCGTTTTGGTTTTCAAATTGGCTGTGTCagcaatttttgaaaaatgccTTTCCTGAGGTGTTTGCTTTTGCTATTAACTCCTGCTGCAGTGTGGAAGATGCAGGTTTCTGGCAAGATGATTTATGGCATTGGAATTTAGCCGGCATTGTTGAGTCCTCAAATCCGGTGGTCCAGAACTTAGGAGGCGAAATTGTTGCGTTGCTGAACAACATAACGCTGACTAGAGAAGAAGAAGACAGCTTTGGATGGTTGAAGAACGATGAAGGTATTTTCACGGTCCGGTCCTGTTACTCCTGGCTGACGGCGGAAACAGCCCTGGATTCTGTTTCTCCCGGTGTGTTGGGGGCTTTATCGAGTTGTTGGAATTCTGCAGCCCCCTTAAAGATGCAGTATTTTGGTTGGAGATTACTTCACGACAGGCTTCCTTCCAAGGACCAGCTTTTCAAACGTGGTATCATTACGGAAATCACCCAACTCAGGTGCGTTTTTTGCTCGTTTGATGAATCTGCAGTGCATCTGTTTGTGTCGTGTCCTTTTGCGGATAACATATGGAGGAAAGTCTATGATTGGATTGGGTCAATAACGGAATTGAGTTTGGATGAATTCAAGTCCTTCCTCTTCAATTGTGAGAAAATCTTGAGCAAGAGGAAACGCAGAGTGGTGTCGGTGATTTGGTTTGTCTCTGTGTGGAGCATATGGCTTATGAGGAACGATATTATTTTTAACAATGTTAGCCCGAGTTTCGTCGATTGTATGTCGGCTATTGTTTTTAGATCTTGGAATTGGCTATCCTCCTTTTGTAAGATTATCGATTGTTGTAATTTCTACACTTGGAACTCTTTtcctctcctttgttttgagatgaAATAG